Proteins from one Pyrobaculum neutrophilum V24Sta genomic window:
- the sucC gene encoding ADP-forming succinate--CoA ligase subunit beta has product MKLHEYEAKELLAKYGVEIPPGRLALTPDEALKAAKEIGTPVVLKAQVVVAGRGKAGGIKVAKTPEEAYELSKAMFGMNIKGLVVRKIYVTKYVEAEREMYLSLIIDRASRRYLFLASPVGGVDIEEIAKASPEKIKRVYVDPAVGLREFHIRQIGLWLGFRPGTRQWQQISSIVQAMYRVMVEYDAELVESNPLALTKDGDVIPLDARVIVDDNALYRHSDLEKALEEDPRDVTEFEAYAKKIGFHYVELDGDIGIIGNGAGLTMSTMDLVYHFGGRPANFLDIGGGASREVVREAVKVLLKHPRVRVVFINIFGGITRADEVALGVKDALAETGATKKIVVRLKGTNEEQGRAILSEVGVPLFENAEEAAQRAVELARV; this is encoded by the coding sequence GTGAAGTTGCACGAGTATGAGGCAAAGGAGCTTCTTGCTAAATATGGCGTGGAGATACCGCCTGGGAGGCTGGCCCTCACGCCTGACGAGGCCCTCAAAGCCGCGAAGGAGATAGGGACGCCGGTGGTGCTGAAGGCGCAGGTCGTGGTGGCGGGGAGAGGCAAGGCGGGGGGGATCAAGGTTGCAAAAACGCCGGAGGAGGCCTACGAGCTCTCCAAGGCGATGTTTGGGATGAACATCAAGGGGCTTGTGGTTCGCAAGATCTACGTAACGAAATACGTTGAAGCCGAGAGGGAGATGTACCTCTCGCTCATAATAGATAGGGCCAGCAGGAGGTACCTCTTCCTGGCCTCTCCAGTGGGGGGCGTAGACATCGAGGAGATCGCTAAGGCCAGCCCCGAGAAGATCAAGAGGGTTTACGTGGATCCTGCCGTCGGCTTGAGGGAGTTCCACATAAGGCAGATAGGGCTTTGGCTCGGCTTCAGGCCAGGCACGCGGCAGTGGCAACAGATCTCCTCTATCGTGCAGGCCATGTATAGGGTGATGGTGGAATACGACGCGGAGCTCGTGGAGTCAAACCCGCTTGCGTTGACGAAAGACGGCGACGTGATCCCGCTGGACGCCCGCGTCATAGTAGATGACAACGCTCTGTACCGACATTCCGATCTGGAGAAGGCGCTTGAGGAGGACCCCAGAGATGTCACGGAGTTCGAGGCCTACGCCAAGAAGATAGGCTTCCACTACGTCGAGCTAGACGGGGACATAGGCATAATTGGAAACGGCGCGGGTCTCACGATGTCTACCATGGATCTCGTCTACCACTTCGGGGGGAGGCCGGCCAACTTTTTAGATATAGGAGGCGGGGCCAGCAGGGAGGTGGTTAGAGAAGCCGTGAAGGTGCTCCTCAAGCACCCCAGGGTGCGGGTGGTATTTATAAACATCTTCGGCGGCATCACGCGGGCCGACGAAGTAGCCTTGGGCGTCAAAGACGCCCTCGCAGAGACGGGGGCTACGAAGAAGATCGTGGTGAGGCTCAAGGGGACAAACGAGGAGCAGGGGAGGGCCATCTTGTCCGAGGTCGGCGTACCGCTGTTTGAAAACGCAGAGGAGGCCGCCCAGAGAGCCGTGGAGCTGGCGAGGGTATGA
- the sucD gene encoding succinate--CoA ligase subunit alpha codes for MTVLVGPTTRVVVQGATGREGSFHLQRMMEYGTKIVAGVTPGKGGASVHGVPVYDTVEEAVRRHGANASVIFVPARAAAEAVLEAVDAGVELVVVITEHIPVHDALRAINYARSRGVTVIGPNCPGVVAPPVRTKLGIMPNSIYQTPGKVAVVSRSGTLTYEISYQLVRAGFGINIAVGVGGDPVVGLDLMEATLKVAEDPDVRGIVVIGEVGGDAEERLAKLYAEGAINKPVVAYIAGRTAPPGKRMGHAGAIVMMGSGDARGKIEAFKAAGVPVAETPFEVPKLLSKLLK; via the coding sequence ATGACCGTGCTCGTTGGGCCAACCACGAGGGTGGTGGTTCAGGGCGCCACAGGCCGAGAGGGGTCTTTCCACCTGCAACGGATGATGGAATACGGTACCAAGATCGTCGCTGGCGTTACGCCGGGGAAGGGAGGCGCCAGCGTCCACGGGGTGCCCGTTTACGACACCGTAGAGGAGGCGGTGAGGAGACATGGGGCAAACGCGTCTGTAATCTTCGTGCCGGCTAGAGCCGCGGCCGAGGCCGTGCTTGAGGCCGTAGACGCGGGGGTGGAGCTGGTGGTGGTGATCACGGAGCACATACCTGTACACGACGCGTTGAGGGCTATCAACTACGCGAGGTCTAGGGGTGTGACGGTGATTGGTCCGAACTGCCCCGGCGTGGTGGCCCCGCCCGTCAGGACCAAGCTGGGGATTATGCCAAACAGCATCTACCAAACGCCGGGCAAGGTAGCCGTAGTGAGCAGATCTGGCACGTTGACCTACGAAATATCCTACCAGCTGGTTAGAGCCGGTTTCGGCATAAACATCGCCGTGGGGGTAGGCGGCGACCCCGTGGTGGGGCTGGACCTCATGGAGGCCACCTTGAAGGTGGCCGAGGACCCCGACGTGAGGGGGATCGTGGTGATCGGGGAGGTCGGAGGCGACGCCGAGGAGAGGCTGGCTAAGCTATACGCCGAGGGGGCCATCAACAAGCCCGTGGTCGCCTACATAGCCGGCCGCACCGCCCCTCCGGGGAAGCGTATGGGCCACGCGGGCGCCATAGTGATGATGGGCTCCGGCGACGCGCGAGGCAAAATCGAGGCGTTTAAAGCCGCCGGCGTTCCTGTGGCGGAGACGCCCTTTGAGGTGCCGAAGCTACTTTCCAAGCTTCTCAAGTAG
- a CDS encoding zinc finger HIT domain-containing protein translates to MELCQICGFEKAELRCPRCGRRVCRHDWAGDRCAVCDSTLCRLCGRFFAVSTCAICGRPVCDGCSIRVGLGRVCRECAGLLEKLGK, encoded by the coding sequence GTGGAGCTGTGCCAAATCTGCGGATTTGAGAAAGCGGAGCTCCGATGTCCGCGGTGTGGCAGACGGGTATGCCGACATGACTGGGCGGGGGACCGCTGCGCCGTCTGCGACTCCACGCTGTGTAGGCTCTGCGGGAGGTTCTTCGCGGTGTCTACCTGCGCCATATGCGGCAGGCCGGTCTGCGACGGGTGTAGCATCAGGGTGGGCCTCGGCAGAGTCTGTAGAGAATGCGCCGGGCTACTTGAGAAGCTTGGAAAGTAG
- a CDS encoding PLP-dependent aminotransferase family protein, with protein sequence MKVADLLSTRTRYMTASEIRELLKWLTTDVISFGGGMPDPSTFPVEDIAKITAYVLETYPHAALQYSPTDGVPELRRELAKFVDTYAGIKAKPENVFITVGSQEALEIIGRLFIDPGDVVITENPTYIAALQSWRVYQPRLVGIPMDSQGMIVEKLEEAVKRLKAEGARIKYVYTIPTAQNPSGLTMSQDRRKHLLEVAERYDLLIVEDDPYSYFLFEPIQVTPLKALDRSDRVIYLSTASKIFAPGFRLGWVIANEELVSWFNLAKQALNINTTTFVQYIFMEGLRRNVVLNNLPRVRELYRKKRDAMLAALETHMPPGVSWTKPSGGMFIWATVPPHIDTRELLKVAITKYRVAFVPGHGFSVDQSLRNAMRLNFTYPTFEQIEEGIRRLSMAIKGA encoded by the coding sequence ATGAAGGTGGCTGACCTTTTATCGACGCGTACGCGGTATATGACCGCGAGCGAGATAAGGGAGTTGCTCAAGTGGTTGACCACCGACGTCATATCTTTCGGTGGAGGTATGCCGGACCCCTCCACCTTCCCTGTGGAGGATATCGCCAAGATCACGGCGTATGTCCTGGAGACGTATCCGCACGCCGCGTTGCAGTACAGCCCCACCGACGGCGTGCCTGAACTACGCAGGGAGCTGGCGAAGTTCGTGGACACATACGCCGGCATAAAGGCCAAGCCGGAGAACGTGTTTATCACGGTGGGGAGCCAGGAGGCGCTTGAGATTATAGGCCGCTTGTTTATAGACCCCGGAGATGTGGTAATTACCGAAAACCCCACATACATCGCAGCGCTTCAGTCGTGGAGGGTCTACCAACCGCGCTTGGTGGGGATCCCCATGGACAGCCAGGGCATGATCGTGGAGAAGCTCGAGGAGGCTGTGAAGAGGCTGAAGGCTGAGGGCGCCAGGATCAAGTACGTCTACACGATCCCCACGGCTCAAAACCCAAGCGGCCTCACCATGAGCCAAGATAGGAGGAAGCACTTGCTGGAGGTGGCCGAGAGGTACGACTTGTTAATTGTCGAGGACGACCCCTATTCCTACTTCCTCTTTGAGCCGATCCAGGTGACTCCCCTCAAGGCGTTGGATAGGTCCGACAGAGTTATCTACCTCTCCACCGCCTCGAAGATCTTTGCGCCGGGCTTCCGCCTGGGCTGGGTTATTGCCAACGAGGAGCTCGTGAGCTGGTTCAACTTGGCGAAGCAGGCTCTCAACATAAACACCACGACGTTTGTACAGTACATATTCATGGAGGGCCTCAGGCGCAACGTCGTGCTGAACAACCTGCCCCGGGTTAGGGAGCTGTATAGGAAGAAGCGCGACGCCATGTTGGCGGCGTTGGAGACCCATATGCCGCCCGGCGTGAGCTGGACGAAGCCCAGCGGCGGCATGTTCATATGGGCCACGGTGCCGCCGCATATAGACACCAGGGAGCTCCTGAAGGTGGCTATCACCAAGTACAGGGTGGCGTTTGTGCCCGGCCACGGCTTCTCCGTGGATCAATCGCTTAGGAACGCCATGAGGCTGAACTTCACCTACCCCACCTTTGAGCAGATCGAGGAGGGGATCCGCCGGCTCTCCATGGCCATCAAAGGCGCATGA
- the ilvA gene encoding threonine ammonia-lyase: MILLEEALAVIREKQREGKIHRTPTLRSESLSRIAGGEVYLKLEALQKTGSFKIRGAYFAMYKYIREGYREFVTASSGNHAQGVAYAAQLHGVKATVVMPETTPWLKVKKTQDYGAAVVLHGESYYEAEIEARKLATGGARFLHAYDDYYVISGQATLGVEVVEDLPDVDVVVVPVGGGGLISGVAYAVKKARPSAKVIGVQASGAPAVYLSLKEGRPVVIERVDTIADGIAVKKPGDITMKMIQEYVDDVVLVDENEIVDALYLLLERTRVVAEGAGAVSVAALMTGKVNVRGKKAVAVISGGNIDAPILMRVLMKALARQRRVVKLVGEVPDRPGTLAKASSLLAAHNVNILEVYHERYDPEQRPNYVRLVFVVEVPGTLDMSKLLDELERHAFYFSVEKS; the protein is encoded by the coding sequence ATGATTCTACTTGAGGAGGCACTCGCCGTCATAAGGGAGAAGCAGAGGGAGGGCAAGATCCACAGAACGCCGACGCTCCGATCCGAGTCGCTGTCGAGAATAGCCGGAGGCGAGGTGTACCTCAAGCTGGAGGCGTTGCAGAAAACGGGGAGCTTCAAGATAAGGGGGGCCTACTTCGCCATGTACAAGTACATACGGGAGGGGTATAGGGAGTTTGTCACCGCGTCCTCCGGCAACCACGCCCAGGGGGTGGCCTATGCGGCGCAGCTACACGGCGTCAAGGCCACGGTCGTTATGCCTGAGACAACGCCGTGGCTTAAGGTCAAGAAGACGCAGGACTACGGCGCTGCAGTTGTTCTCCACGGGGAGAGCTATTACGAGGCCGAGATAGAGGCGAGAAAGCTCGCCACCGGTGGGGCGAGGTTCCTACACGCATACGACGACTACTACGTGATATCCGGTCAAGCGACCCTCGGCGTTGAGGTCGTGGAGGATCTGCCGGACGTAGACGTCGTTGTGGTCCCGGTGGGAGGCGGCGGTTTGATATCCGGGGTGGCCTACGCGGTAAAGAAGGCGCGGCCGTCCGCCAAGGTGATCGGCGTACAAGCAAGCGGCGCGCCGGCGGTCTACCTCTCCCTCAAGGAGGGTAGGCCCGTCGTGATTGAACGCGTTGACACGATCGCAGACGGCATAGCTGTGAAGAAACCCGGCGACATCACGATGAAGATGATCCAGGAGTACGTCGACGATGTGGTGCTGGTAGATGAGAACGAGATCGTAGACGCGCTCTACCTACTCCTCGAGAGAACTAGAGTTGTCGCCGAGGGGGCCGGCGCTGTTTCGGTGGCGGCGCTTATGACCGGCAAAGTCAACGTTAGGGGCAAAAAAGCCGTGGCTGTGATCTCCGGCGGAAACATCGACGCCCCCATCCTCATGCGGGTTCTTATGAAGGCCTTGGCGAGGCAGAGACGCGTGGTGAAGCTGGTGGGCGAGGTCCCCGACAGACCCGGCACGTTGGCTAAAGCCTCGTCTCTACTCGCCGCACACAACGTGAACATTCTCGAGGTCTACCACGAGCGTTATGACCCAGAGCAGAGGCCCAACTACGTCCGCCTGGTGTTTGTGGTAGAGGTGCCGGGGACGTTGGATATGTCGAAGCTCCTCGACGAGTTGGAGAGACACGCCTTCTACTTCAGCGTAGAGAAAAGTTAA
- the alaXM gene encoding alanyl-tRNA editing protein AlaXM — MKTRLLYQEDSYLREFNATVLELSGNEVVLDQTAFHDGTGGVQADTGVLYYGGESYAATAVHKGGEVVHVLDRSPSFKPGEAVRGVVDWDKRYRKMRLHTAAHILSAVLYRRHNALITGGDITPEYARDDFNVEGDMATVKRIFEEAVAEANEIARRGIEVKVYWLPREEALKIPGVVKLAEKMPPEVPRLRIVEIPGVDIQADGGPHVRNTSEIGTIKILKVENRGRGKKRIYYTVE; from the coding sequence GTGAAGACGAGGCTCCTCTATCAGGAGGACTCCTACCTGAGGGAGTTCAACGCCACCGTCTTGGAGTTGTCGGGAAACGAGGTGGTGTTGGACCAGACCGCGTTTCACGACGGCACCGGCGGTGTGCAGGCGGACACGGGGGTGCTCTACTACGGCGGCGAGAGCTACGCCGCAACCGCGGTGCACAAGGGGGGCGAGGTTGTCCACGTCCTTGACAGAAGCCCATCTTTTAAGCCGGGCGAAGCTGTGAGGGGGGTGGTGGACTGGGACAAGAGGTATAGGAAGATGCGTCTACACACGGCGGCCCATATACTTTCCGCGGTTCTCTACAGGAGACACAACGCGTTGATCACGGGCGGCGATATAACGCCGGAATACGCCAGAGACGACTTCAACGTGGAGGGGGACATGGCCACCGTAAAACGGATCTTCGAGGAGGCCGTAGCCGAGGCTAACGAGATAGCGAGGAGGGGCATAGAGGTTAAGGTGTACTGGCTACCCAGGGAGGAGGCTCTGAAGATCCCGGGCGTCGTAAAACTCGCCGAGAAGATGCCCCCAGAGGTTCCCCGGCTGAGGATAGTTGAGATCCCGGGCGTCGATATACAAGCCGACGGCGGACCCCACGTGAGAAACACATCAGAGATAGGCACAATCAAGATTTTGAAGGTGGAGAACAGGGGGAGGGGCAAGAAGAGGATATACTACACGGTGGAGTAG
- a CDS encoding cation:proton antiporter produces the protein MLLGEISIAVFIGVLFAYFLDRVGFPSFLGFFLAGALVGKLAGVALPEIYIQLLLSLVAFEVGRQLGAGGFSPAAFFAVIIEASLIVSFTTLIYKLAGLTLGDALVASVVMLSSSSLLTTKLVSGLPSEARSVALSLTSLEDAVLFFTLSLLLGGTNLGNLPISLVMLVALAAVALALFKFFYRYIVGRDYALPFALATAFALVYIVQSLHIASPFLGAFIGGYLFSKADVHGVHTREAAALSNLIIYIYMLALGVSIPAAAVDPLLLALSISAALLAVFIRAAAVFTSSWLVTGKPSLSVDVSLATAHISEISITIPILAYQLGVIKNAELALALAIAPVITLFLAPWAWGRRGALERFVSRRVGELKTAVAYEKLYRVLTHAFLAVAKLAILSVATALAIAYLWPASPVLLVLTLPFMVKYSRAMYRDLLIALREVGKARAASIVVVTSVFALSMYVAFALVVKIAEVHLYTSLLVAAVLLYNLFAVLRATRRSDNPV, from the coding sequence GTGCTCCTTGGGGAGATCTCCATCGCCGTATTTATCGGGGTTTTATTCGCCTACTTCCTCGACCGCGTCGGCTTCCCATCCTTCCTCGGCTTCTTCCTCGCGGGGGCCCTTGTGGGGAAACTCGCCGGGGTGGCGCTCCCCGAGATTTACATACAGCTTCTCCTGTCTCTTGTGGCGTTTGAGGTGGGGCGGCAGCTGGGGGCCGGCGGCTTCTCACCCGCGGCCTTTTTCGCCGTAATCATTGAGGCGTCTCTCATCGTGAGCTTCACCACGCTTATCTACAAACTCGCCGGCTTGACGCTGGGAGACGCCCTGGTGGCCAGCGTCGTTATGCTCAGCTCCTCAAGCCTCCTCACCACAAAGCTGGTTTCCGGCCTCCCCAGCGAGGCCAGGTCCGTGGCGCTGTCTCTCACCTCGCTGGAGGACGCCGTCCTCTTCTTCACCCTTAGCCTCCTCCTCGGCGGCACAAACCTCGGGAACCTGCCCATCAGCCTCGTCATGCTTGTGGCGCTGGCCGCCGTTGCGCTGGCGCTCTTCAAGTTCTTCTATAGATATATCGTGGGCCGCGACTACGCTCTGCCCTTCGCGTTAGCTACAGCCTTCGCGCTCGTCTACATCGTACAGTCTTTGCACATAGCATCTCCCTTCCTCGGCGCCTTCATAGGAGGCTACCTTTTCTCAAAGGCAGATGTACACGGGGTTCACACGAGGGAGGCCGCCGCGCTCTCCAACTTGATAATCTATATCTACATGCTGGCCCTGGGGGTATCCATCCCCGCAGCCGCCGTAGATCCGTTGCTTCTCGCCTTGAGCATCTCCGCGGCTCTCCTCGCGGTGTTTATCAGAGCCGCCGCGGTGTTTACAAGCTCGTGGCTGGTCACGGGAAAGCCCTCCCTCTCCGTAGACGTCTCCCTAGCCACAGCGCATATCTCGGAGATCTCTATCACGATCCCCATCCTGGCCTACCAACTCGGCGTTATCAAAAACGCCGAGCTGGCGCTGGCGCTCGCCATAGCTCCGGTCATCACCCTCTTCTTAGCCCCCTGGGCTTGGGGGCGTAGAGGCGCCTTGGAGAGGTTCGTAAGCCGCCGCGTGGGGGAGCTCAAAACGGCCGTGGCGTATGAGAAGCTCTATAGAGTTCTTACACACGCCTTCTTGGCCGTGGCGAAGTTGGCTATCTTGTCCGTCGCCACGGCGCTGGCGATAGCCTACCTCTGGCCGGCGTCGCCGGTACTTCTCGTCCTTACGCTTCCGTTTATGGTGAAGTACTCAAGAGCCATGTACAGGGATCTCCTCATAGCGCTTAGAGAGGTGGGCAAGGCGCGTGCGGCTAGCATTGTGGTGGTTACGTCGGTGTTTGCACTGTCCATGTACGTGGCCTTTGCCCTGGTGGTTAAAATCGCGGAGGTGCACCTCTACACATCTCTGTTGGTGGCCGCCGTTCTGCTCTACAATCTATTTGCCGTGTTGAGGGCTACACGCAGATCTGATAATCCGGTTTAG
- a CDS encoding HD domain-containing protein translates to MPHSERVRKIWELLTTDVETQAYLKMANVFAVQRLRYNDHGPVHSRIVAGSALAIYKIFTERGFKPSVVADGVGDVEDSIVVTLMGAYLHDIGNSVHRTHHPIYSAMLVDKLAEKILSKVYGDGEKRYMLKQEVMHAVFCHDEAYTCLTFEAACAKIADGTDMSSGRARIPYRIGKSDIHALSALAIERVELAPNDSRPLAINVYMSNETGIFQVDSVLGQKIATSGLAPYVEVRAYVRGKLFAVRTFETTHVIRS, encoded by the coding sequence ATGCCCCACAGCGAGAGGGTTAGGAAGATCTGGGAGCTTCTTACCACAGACGTAGAAACCCAGGCGTATCTGAAGATGGCGAACGTCTTCGCGGTCCAGAGGCTGAGGTACAACGACCACGGCCCTGTGCACTCCAGAATTGTGGCAGGTAGCGCTCTGGCGATATACAAGATCTTCACGGAGAGGGGCTTTAAGCCAAGCGTGGTGGCCGACGGCGTCGGCGACGTGGAAGACTCGATAGTTGTCACATTGATGGGGGCTTATCTACACGACATCGGCAACTCTGTGCATAGGACCCACCACCCGATATACTCCGCCATGCTCGTGGACAAACTCGCCGAGAAGATCTTGTCGAAGGTATACGGCGACGGCGAGAAGAGGTACATGTTGAAGCAGGAGGTTATGCATGCGGTCTTCTGTCACGACGAGGCCTACACGTGTCTCACCTTTGAGGCGGCTTGTGCGAAGATTGCAGACGGCACCGACATGTCAAGCGGCCGGGCGAGGATACCGTATAGGATAGGCAAATCCGACATACACGCCTTGAGCGCTCTAGCCATTGAGCGGGTGGAGCTGGCCCCCAACGACTCAAGACCTCTCGCGATAAACGTCTACATGTCCAACGAGACGGGCATCTTCCAAGTGGACTCAGTACTTGGCCAGAAGATCGCCACCTCGGGGCTTGCCCCATATGTGGAGGTGAGAGCCTACGTGAGGGGGAAGCTGTTTGCGGTGAGGACTTTTGAAACAACCCACGTGATCAGAAGCTAG
- the cutA gene encoding divalent-cation tolerance protein CutA, producing MYITVFITAPDRDSGRKIARHLLERRLAACVNMTPVSSMYWWEGKIEEADEVLLVVKTTTDKLDQLVKEAKAVHPYQVPEVIAVPVVGGLAEYLDWVRRETHA from the coding sequence ATGTACATAACTGTGTTTATAACCGCCCCAGACCGAGACAGCGGTCGGAAGATAGCGCGGCACCTATTGGAAAGGCGTCTAGCCGCCTGCGTCAACATGACCCCGGTGAGTTCTATGTACTGGTGGGAGGGGAAGATAGAGGAGGCTGACGAGGTGCTCCTCGTGGTGAAGACCACCACGGATAAGTTGGATCAGTTGGTCAAAGAGGCGAAGGCAGTCCACCCCTACCAGGTGCCGGAGGTCATCGCGGTGCCCGTCGTAGGGGGTCTCGCAGAGTACCTAGACTGGGTTAGGAGGGAGACCCATGCCTAG
- a CDS encoding 2,3-bisphosphoglycerate-independent phosphoglycerate mutase has product MPSVLWILFDGGGDRPTGGKTPFYVAFKPVIDYFTSLGSCGILDPISPGVRPGSDTAHLALFGYDPYRYYTGRGAFEALGAGVDLRPGDVAFRTNLATVDESGVVVDRRAGRYIAPEEARAVERLMASIGEEVGKAYGVEVLYRSTVEHRGVLVLRGPVSHKVSDTDPHKVGERIHMSEPLDGSKEAALTAQVVNEITRRFSAAAEGLEVNKARKASGRPPINAILLRGGGYMPQIEPVKERYKVRAAAIAGVALIRGVARAVGMDVYTAPGLGGTKDDVFDEAVKLAVELMSRYDVVFLHVKGTDSTAHDGDFRGKVSVIERLDKALSPYVDKIAGNYLVVTSDHATPVSIREHTGEPVPFLLYGPDVVTDDVGKFSELTCWRGALGRLRGIDVMPTLSSYLGLAEKFGE; this is encoded by the coding sequence ATGCCTAGCGTGCTCTGGATACTCTTCGACGGCGGCGGCGATAGGCCTACAGGCGGGAAGACGCCCTTTTACGTCGCCTTTAAGCCCGTGATCGACTACTTCACCTCGCTCGGCTCCTGCGGCATTCTCGACCCCATTTCGCCGGGGGTGCGCCCTGGCTCAGACACGGCGCATCTAGCCCTATTCGGCTACGACCCCTATAGGTACTACACGGGGCGGGGAGCCTTCGAGGCGCTTGGGGCCGGGGTTGATCTAAGGCCGGGGGATGTGGCCTTTAGGACAAACCTGGCCACTGTGGACGAGTCGGGGGTAGTGGTGGACCGGAGGGCCGGCCGGTACATAGCGCCGGAGGAGGCTAGGGCTGTGGAGAGGCTCATGGCCTCCATCGGCGAGGAGGTGGGTAAGGCGTACGGGGTGGAGGTGCTGTATAGATCCACGGTTGAGCACAGGGGGGTGTTGGTGCTCCGAGGCCCCGTGAGCCACAAGGTCAGCGACACGGATCCGCACAAGGTCGGCGAGAGGATACACATGTCGGAGCCGCTGGACGGTAGCAAGGAGGCGGCGCTTACCGCGCAGGTGGTGAACGAAATCACGAGGAGGTTCTCGGCGGCGGCCGAGGGACTTGAGGTCAACAAGGCGAGGAAGGCCAGCGGAAGGCCGCCTATAAACGCCATACTGCTCAGGGGCGGGGGCTATATGCCGCAGATAGAGCCTGTAAAAGAGCGGTACAAGGTGAGGGCGGCCGCCATCGCTGGGGTTGCGCTTATTAGGGGCGTGGCACGCGCCGTGGGGATGGACGTCTACACCGCCCCCGGCCTCGGCGGAACCAAAGACGACGTCTTCGACGAGGCTGTGAAACTCGCCGTGGAGCTCATGTCGCGGTACGACGTCGTCTTCCTACACGTGAAGGGGACCGACAGCACGGCTCACGACGGGGATTTCAGAGGAAAGGTCTCTGTGATAGAGAGGTTGGACAAGGCGCTGTCTCCCTATGTGGACAAGATCGCCGGGAACTACCTAGTAGTGACCTCGGACCACGCCACCCCGGTCTCCATAAGAGAGCACACGGGGGAGCCCGTGCCATTCCTCCTCTACGGCCCCGACGTCGTGACAGACGACGTGGGTAAGTTCTCGGAGCTGACCTGCTGGAGGGGGGCGCTGGGTAGGCTGAGGGGGATAGACGTGATGCCGACGTTGAGCAGCTACCTGGGGCTGGCGGAGAAATTCGGCGAGTAG
- a CDS encoding D-aminoacyl-tRNA deacylase yields MYVVVLSLGDPVSRTFLELVPEMPLVETRGEIEVRKFGEWPAVVHKGEPTDFNREDLLLSLGKYAIFISRHEMANPRPMFTVHTPGSWPDVSVANPPLATAIFRALCRHAEEPFKCAFEATHHPPNTSAASATFVEVGSTEAEWRDRRAVGVLVQALEEVLGRELGAGATTMVVGDLHYSTVADSALNGEVELGHILPKYLETTLQHVKTAFYKHTTPVRRVVVFRKNVKNPARAEVVEFLREREVEVVLKG; encoded by the coding sequence GTGTACGTAGTTGTCCTATCGCTGGGGGACCCCGTCTCCCGCACATTCCTAGAGCTCGTCCCCGAGATGCCCCTCGTCGAGACAAGGGGAGAGATAGAGGTGAGGAAGTTCGGCGAGTGGCCCGCCGTGGTTCACAAGGGGGAGCCCACGGACTTCAACAGAGAGGATCTGCTCCTCTCCTTGGGGAAATACGCCATATTTATATCGAGACATGAAATGGCTAACCCCAGGCCCATGTTCACAGTCCACACGCCGGGTAGCTGGCCCGACGTCTCTGTGGCCAACCCGCCGCTTGCCACCGCCATATTTAGAGCCCTATGTAGACACGCCGAGGAGCCGTTTAAATGCGCATTCGAGGCCACCCACCACCCCCCAAACACCTCGGCCGCCTCGGCCACCTTCGTAGAGGTGGGGAGCACGGAGGCCGAGTGGAGAGATAGAAGGGCCGTGGGCGTGCTCGTGCAAGCGTTGGAGGAGGTTCTGGGGAGGGAGCTCGGCGCCGGCGCCACCACGATGGTCGTGGGCGACCTACACTACTCCACGGTGGCCGACTCCGCCCTCAACGGGGAGGTGGAGCTCGGCCACATCCTCCCGAAGTACCTAGAGACGACGCTTCAACACGTGAAAACGGCGTTCTACAAACACACAACTCCCGTCAGACGCGTCGTCGTGTTTAGGAAAAACGTGAAAAACCCGGCACGAGCAGAGGTGGTGGAGTTCCTCAGGGAGAGGGAAGTTGAGGTCGTGCTTAAGGGGTGA